A genomic stretch from Leptotrichia sp. HSP-536 includes:
- a CDS encoding PTS-dependent dihydroxyacetone kinase phosphotransferase subunit DhaM yields the protein MEEKNKKIVGIVVVSHSNKLAEEIINFVKIFKQTDFPLENGGNANREVYGTNIENVKNAIIRADNGAGVLVFVDMGSSVFNAVKAIKELDGEVEAKIADAPLVEGIISAVAANFDGIDLDELKIIAEDSKKFTKLKKKI from the coding sequence ATGGAGGAAAAAAATAAAAAAATAGTGGGAATTGTGGTAGTTAGCCATAGCAATAAACTTGCAGAAGAAATAATAAATTTTGTAAAAATTTTTAAGCAGACTGATTTTCCATTGGAAAATGGCGGAAATGCAAACAGGGAAGTATACGGAACAAATATTGAAAATGTGAAAAATGCAATAATTAGAGCAGATAACGGTGCAGGAGTCCTTGTATTTGTGGATATGGGAAGCTCTGTATTTAATGCGGTTAAGGCTATAAAGGAACTTGATGGAGAAGTTGAAGCGAAAATTGCAGATGCGCCTTTGGTAGAAGGTATTATTTCCGCTGTTGCAGCTAATTTTGATGGAATAGATTTGGATGAGTTAAAAATAATTGCTGAAGATAGTAAAAAATTTACAAAATTGAAAAAAAAGATTTAA
- the rimM gene encoding ribosome maturation factor RimM (Essential for efficient processing of 16S rRNA): MENLINIGTIVGTHHLRGSVKINSIFENIEIIENERVLLEKNEKKKLLVVKKVKRLNEKKAILDFEGIENIDEAKELNGYKVKIRRDLLPERNEAEFYVKDLFGIEVFSENEKIGEVVDVMETAAHDILIIEDIETKKEIMIPLIDEFVTKIDFPNNRIEVSLIDGMRE; the protein is encoded by the coding sequence ATGGAAAATTTAATAAATATAGGAACAATCGTTGGAACACATCATTTACGTGGAAGCGTCAAAATCAATTCGATCTTTGAGAATATTGAAATTATTGAAAATGAGCGTGTTTTATTAGAAAAAAATGAGAAAAAGAAATTGCTTGTTGTGAAGAAAGTGAAAAGGCTGAATGAAAAAAAGGCAATTTTAGATTTTGAAGGCATTGAAAATATTGACGAGGCAAAAGAACTGAATGGCTACAAAGTTAAAATCCGGCGGGATTTACTGCCTGAAAGAAACGAAGCCGAATTTTATGTAAAAGATTTATTTGGAATAGAAGTGTTTTCTGAAAATGAAAAAATTGGGGAAGTTGTGGATGTGATGGAAACAGCAGCTCACGATATTTTAATTATTGAAGACATTGAAACAAAAAAAGAAATAATGATTCCATTAATTGATGAGTTTGTAACAAAAATCGACTTTCCAAACAACAGAATCGAAGTAAGCCTGATTGATGGAATGCGAGAATAA
- a CDS encoding RNA methyltransferase: MRDNIYVGLVHYPVYNKNNVVVATSVTNFDIHDISRTCRTYDIKKYFIITPVDAQKELTSRIIGYWTEGNGIEFNKNRNEAFENTELEDSVQSAIETIEKNEGKKPKIITTSAKIFPNTVGYADLGKEMVEDDSPYLILFGTGWGLTNEIMDLSYKILEPIRGKTRYNHLCVRSAVSIILDRLLGEN, from the coding sequence ATGAGAGACAACATATATGTAGGGCTTGTACATTATCCTGTATATAACAAAAATAATGTAGTTGTGGCAACTTCTGTCACAAACTTTGATATACACGATATTTCCAGAACTTGCAGAACCTACGATATAAAAAAATATTTCATAATCACTCCAGTCGATGCCCAGAAGGAATTGACAAGCAGAATTATCGGCTACTGGACTGAAGGAAACGGGATAGAATTTAACAAAAATCGAAATGAAGCTTTTGAAAATACAGAACTTGAAGATTCTGTCCAAAGTGCAATAGAAACAATTGAAAAAAATGAAGGAAAAAAGCCAAAAATTATTACAACTTCGGCAAAAATTTTTCCAAATACTGTTGGATATGCTGATTTAGGCAAGGAAATGGTTGAAGATGATTCGCCGTATCTGATTTTGTTTGGAACAGGCTGGGGACTTACGAATGAAATTATGGATTTGTCTTATAAAATTCTGGAACCTATCCGTGGGAAAACTCGATATAATCATTTGTGTGTCAGAAGCGCTGTTTCGATTATTTTGGACAGATTGCTCGGAGAAAATTAA
- a CDS encoding O-antigen ligase family protein, which produces MLLKTEGGNLEIEKNQKYLQKLYLLLGTSIFIHYGLVILFSILILINIFATGEYKKIFKDKSLITIGIVLGFSIITSVFYRNILGLIAVPIFLCLVVGRYYTLIVNVEFKNRNLEWMAKFSGVSFFIGLCEFLFTHDRAGYFAYFNPNYLGSIMMMSAIINLYFAFEKKSKINILIFFVNILTIFLTGSRSSLIAVVLGIFALFFYFLRKRYFAGGILLLLGYAIGVISGVLPFLRENTLVEYFWLRVEIIDMAFRIFKRTNILYGHGNFYYYKFTNHVYPHSHNALVELLLSYGLIGTIALLTVFLRYLYDILRNDRNNVLKIALIAGIVVHNFTDFAIFWIQTVLLFIMALSYEEENEQIRGYGFRKNRKNKIERNKK; this is translated from the coding sequence ATGTTATTAAAAACAGAAGGAGGAAACTTGGAAATCGAAAAAAATCAGAAATATCTGCAAAAATTGTATTTACTTTTAGGTACATCAATTTTTATACATTACGGTTTAGTAATATTATTTAGTATTCTGATATTGATAAATATTTTTGCGACAGGCGAGTATAAAAAAATTTTTAAGGATAAATCGCTTATAACAATTGGGATTGTTTTAGGTTTTTCAATTATAACGTCTGTATTTTACAGGAATATTTTAGGATTGATTGCTGTGCCGATATTTTTGTGCCTTGTAGTTGGACGTTATTATACGTTAATTGTTAATGTGGAATTTAAAAATAGAAATTTAGAATGGATGGCAAAATTTTCTGGAGTCTCATTTTTCATTGGACTTTGCGAGTTTTTGTTTACACACGATAGAGCGGGATATTTTGCGTATTTTAATCCAAATTATCTGGGAAGCATTATGATGATGTCGGCGATTATAAATTTATATTTTGCCTTTGAAAAAAAATCGAAAATAAATATTTTAATATTTTTTGTAAATATCCTGACAATTTTTCTAACTGGCTCAAGGTCATCATTAATCGCAGTAGTGCTTGGAATATTTGCCTTGTTTTTTTACTTTTTACGAAAAAGATACTTTGCAGGAGGAATTTTGCTGCTTTTGGGATATGCAATTGGAGTGATTTCAGGAGTTTTGCCGTTTTTGAGGGAAAATACGCTGGTGGAGTATTTTTGGCTAAGAGTGGAAATAATTGACATGGCATTCAGAATTTTCAAAAGAACGAATATTTTATACGGACATGGAAATTTTTATTATTATAAGTTTACAAATCACGTATATCCGCATTCTCACAATGCTCTTGTGGAACTGCTTTTAAGCTATGGCTTAATTGGAACAATTGCCCTGCTTACAGTATTTTTACGGTATTTATACGATATTTTAAGAAATGATAGAAATAATGTTTTAAAAATTGCATTAATCGCTGGAATTGTAGTTCATAACTTTACTGATTTTGCGATATTCTGGATACAGACTGTGCTTTTATTTATTATGGCTTTATCTTATGAAGAAGAAAATGAGCAAATACGTGGCTACGGTTTTAGAAAAAATCGGAAAAATAAAATTGAGAGGAATAAAAAATGA